From Haloarcula hispanica ATCC 33960, the proteins below share one genomic window:
- the gyrA gene encoding DNA gyrase subunit A, whose product MSSDANDANAPAEQIKHVRIEDEMEQSYIDYAMSVIAGRALPDVRDGLKPVHRRILYAMHEMGVSSNTAHRKSSSIVGDTMGDYHPHGGSAIYDTLVRMAQDFSMRYPLIDGQGNFGSMDGDPAAAMRYTEARMDPIAEELLEDIEKDTVDFSSNYDDRLQEPDVLPSKVPNLLLNGSSGIAVGMSTNIPPHNLGELVNATVQLLENPDCTVEDLMEHIKGPDFPTGGNIVGRDAIYSAYATGRGRLRVRAEYEVDPEEGRIVISELPYQENKARVVERIADDVNEGKIEGIADLRDESDRNGVRIVVELKRGANIDVVENRLLDHHLESTFGVINLALVDGQPKVLSLKETLQHYIDHRREVVRRRSEYDLAEAEDRAHILEGRLKALENVEDVVELIQNSEDRDAARTGLQESFEFSEEQAAHIVRMQLGSLTSMEATEIEEEYEDVQNTIDYLESVLNSREKLDSVIADELQEVKDEYGDDRRTSIIEDEGQVTHEDLIPEEDCVVVITEDDYIKRMPVENFDPQNRGGKGIIGADPKENDRVSKVFRANSHDYLLCFTNQGQVYRLKTYEIPEMSRTARGKSAINLIDLDDGEELTAVVSTDEFGEDECITMVTRNGYVKRTCCSEFENILSTGIIAAKLEDGDELIDVDVTDGTGDLVIATEAGMTIRFSESEVSEMGRSARGVNGIKLQGDDRVAAMVATDGDDRRSLLTVTEHGFGKRTKLDEYRTQSRYGKGLIDIKTDDRNGRVSTAKAVTDEDHLVIMSEQGQIMRIRAGDVSQVGRNTKGVTIMGLEEDDRVASVTVVPAESEK is encoded by the coding sequence ATGAGCTCTGACGCTAACGACGCGAACGCCCCGGCAGAGCAGATCAAGCACGTCCGCATCGAGGACGAGATGGAGCAGTCCTACATCGACTACGCGATGTCGGTCATCGCGGGTCGGGCGCTCCCGGACGTTCGAGACGGTCTCAAACCCGTCCATCGGCGCATCCTCTACGCGATGCACGAGATGGGTGTCTCCTCGAACACCGCCCACCGGAAGTCCTCCTCAATTGTCGGCGACACGATGGGTGACTACCACCCGCACGGCGGCTCAGCCATTTACGACACGCTCGTCCGGATGGCACAGGACTTCTCCATGCGGTATCCGCTGATAGACGGCCAGGGGAACTTCGGCTCGATGGACGGCGACCCCGCGGCCGCCATGCGGTACACGGAGGCCCGGATGGACCCCATCGCCGAGGAACTGCTCGAAGATATCGAGAAGGACACCGTCGATTTCTCCAGTAACTACGACGACCGCCTGCAGGAACCCGACGTGCTGCCGTCGAAAGTCCCGAACCTCCTGTTGAACGGGTCCTCGGGGATTGCCGTCGGGATGTCGACAAACATCCCGCCGCACAACCTCGGCGAACTGGTCAACGCGACGGTCCAACTGCTGGAAAACCCCGACTGCACGGTCGAGGACCTGATGGAGCATATCAAGGGGCCGGACTTCCCGACCGGCGGCAACATCGTCGGCCGCGACGCCATCTACTCGGCGTACGCGACCGGCCGCGGCCGCTTGCGGGTTCGCGCCGAGTATGAGGTCGACCCCGAGGAGGGTCGCATCGTCATCAGCGAACTCCCCTACCAGGAGAACAAGGCCCGCGTCGTCGAGCGCATCGCCGACGACGTGAACGAGGGGAAAATCGAGGGCATCGCCGACCTCCGTGACGAGTCCGACCGCAACGGCGTCCGCATCGTCGTCGAACTCAAGCGTGGGGCGAACATCGACGTGGTCGAGAACCGCCTGCTCGACCACCATCTCGAATCCACCTTCGGCGTCATCAACCTCGCGCTGGTCGACGGCCAACCGAAAGTCCTCTCGCTAAAAGAGACCCTGCAGCACTACATCGACCACCGCCGCGAGGTCGTCCGCCGGCGCTCCGAGTACGACCTCGCCGAAGCCGAGGACCGCGCACACATCCTCGAAGGCCGGCTGAAGGCGCTGGAAAACGTTGAGGACGTGGTCGAGCTCATCCAAAACAGCGAGGACCGCGACGCAGCCCGCACCGGGCTACAGGAGTCCTTCGAGTTCTCCGAGGAGCAGGCCGCTCACATCGTGCGGATGCAACTCGGCTCGCTCACCTCGATGGAAGCGACGGAAATCGAGGAGGAGTACGAGGACGTACAGAACACTATCGACTACCTCGAATCTGTCCTCAACAGCCGCGAGAAGCTCGACAGCGTCATCGCAGACGAACTGCAGGAAGTCAAAGACGAGTACGGCGACGACCGCCGGACGAGCATCATCGAGGACGAGGGCCAGGTCACCCACGAGGACCTCATCCCCGAGGAAGACTGCGTCGTCGTCATCACCGAGGACGACTACATCAAGCGGATGCCGGTCGAGAACTTCGATCCCCAGAACCGCGGCGGCAAGGGGATCATCGGGGCCGACCCCAAGGAGAACGACCGCGTCTCGAAGGTGTTCCGGGCCAACAGCCACGACTACCTGCTCTGTTTCACCAATCAGGGACAGGTCTACCGGCTCAAGACCTACGAGATCCCGGAAATGTCCCGAACCGCACGGGGCAAGTCCGCCATCAACCTCATCGACCTCGACGACGGCGAGGAACTGACCGCCGTCGTCTCGACCGACGAGTTCGGCGAGGACGAGTGTATCACGATGGTGACCCGGAACGGCTACGTCAAGCGGACCTGCTGTTCGGAGTTCGAGAACATCCTTTCGACCGGAATCATCGCCGCCAAGCTCGAAGACGGCGACGAACTCATTGACGTGGACGTCACCGACGGCACCGGCGACCTCGTCATCGCCACGGAGGCGGGGATGACCATCCGCTTCAGCGAGAGCGAAGTCAGCGAGATGGGTCGGTCCGCACGCGGCGTCAACGGCATCAAACTGCAGGGCGACGACAGGGTCGCGGCGATGGTCGCCACCGACGGCGACGACCGCCGCTCGCTGTTGACTGTCACGGAACACGGCTTCGGCAAGCGCACCAAACTCGACGAGTATCGGACCCAATCCCGCTACGGCAAGGGCCTCATCGACATCAAGACCGACGACCGCAACGGCCGGGTGTCGACCGCCAAGGCCGTCACTGACGAGGACCATCTGGTCATCATGTCCGAACAGGGCCAGATTATGCGTATCCGCGCCGGCGACGTGTCCCAGGTCGGTCGGAACACAAAGGGTGTGACGATTATGGGACTCGAAGAGGATGACCGCGTGGCGAGTGTGACGGTTGTGCCGGCAGAAAGCGAGAAGTAA
- a CDS encoding NAD-dependent epimerase/dehydratase family protein, translating to MESQRVLVTGGGGFIGANLANKLAENNDVVALDDGYLGTPENVSDDVEYVEQSVLADDLPTDVDVVFHLAALSSYAMHEDNPTHGARVNVEGFVNTVEQARDDGCDTIVYASTSSIYGSRTEPSPEDMDVTVNTGYEASKMARETYAEYFQNHYDLTLAGMRFFSVYQGYGGAEEHKGEYANVIAQFADDLAGGDAPKLYGDGEQTRDFTHVDDIVRGLVLAAEHELNGVYNLGTGEAYDFNTVVEMLNDELGTDIEPEYVENPIPEDVYVHDTCADFSRMHDATGWEPEISFEEGIELVCAPYT from the coding sequence ATGGAAAGTCAGCGCGTTCTGGTGACCGGCGGTGGCGGGTTCATCGGGGCAAACCTCGCGAACAAACTGGCCGAGAACAACGATGTCGTCGCTCTGGACGACGGCTATCTCGGCACGCCGGAGAACGTATCAGACGACGTAGAGTACGTCGAGCAGAGCGTGCTTGCGGACGACCTGCCGACCGACGTGGACGTGGTATTCCACCTCGCGGCCCTATCGTCCTACGCGATGCACGAGGACAATCCGACCCACGGCGCTCGCGTGAACGTCGAGGGGTTCGTCAACACAGTCGAGCAGGCCCGGGACGACGGCTGTGATACCATCGTCTACGCCTCGACGTCCTCCATCTACGGCAGCCGGACCGAACCCTCGCCGGAGGACATGGACGTGACGGTCAACACCGGCTACGAGGCCTCGAAGATGGCCCGGGAGACGTACGCGGAGTACTTCCAGAACCACTACGACCTCACGCTGGCCGGGATGCGCTTCTTCTCGGTGTACCAGGGCTACGGCGGCGCGGAGGAACACAAGGGCGAGTACGCGAACGTCATCGCCCAGTTCGCCGACGACCTTGCCGGCGGCGACGCGCCGAAGCTGTACGGCGACGGCGAGCAGACCCGCGATTTCACCCACGTCGACGACATCGTCCGCGGGCTCGTCCTGGCCGCCGAACACGAACTGAACGGCGTGTACAACCTCGGGACCGGCGAGGCCTACGACTTCAACACCGTCGTCGAGATGCTGAACGACGAACTCGGAACAGATATCGAACCGGAGTACGTCGAGAACCCGATTCCCGAGGACGTCTACGTCCACGACACCTGCGCTGACTTCTCGCGGATGCACGACGCGACAGGCTGGGAACCGGAGATCAGCTTCGAAGAAGGCATCGAACTGGTCTGTGCGCCCTACACGTAA
- the gyrB gene encoding DNA topoisomerase (ATP-hydrolyzing) subunit B → MSGESDEYGAKSIQTLEGLEAVQKRPAMYIGSTDARGLHHLVYEVVDNAIDEALAGYCDNIDVTIHDDGSVSVSDDGRGIPVDTHEEHGRPAVEVVMTILHAGGKFDNKSYQVSGGLHGVGVSVVNALSKWLEVEVRRDGALWKQRFDHGKPEYDLKKVRDLEPDEETGTTVRFWPDDEIFETGEFKFSTLSSRLRELAFLNSGVAISIIDERDGETETFAYDGGIREFVEYLNETKDPLHRDIIYFEDEEEIAEGPVQVEIAMQGTDDLQGSIHAFANNINTREGGTHLTGFKTSLTRVVNDYATDNNLLKDLDDTLKGDDIREGLTAVISVKHPDPQFEGQTKTKLGNSEVRGIVESAMHDGLATFFEENPDTAEAIVGKAVEAAKARKAAQKAEELTRRKSALDSTALPGKLADCQTRDPEEAELFIAEGDSAGGSAKQGRNPDFQAILPIKGKILNVEKHRLDRILENNEIRNLITALGTGIGDEFDIDDLRYEKIILMTDADVDGAHIRTLLLTLFYRHMKPLLEAGYVYASQPPLYRIRYRGNTYDAMTDAERDKIIEEKCDGNPTHVQRFKGLGEMNPEQLWETTMNPDNRILKQITIEDAAAADKMFNILMGDAVEPRKEFIKENSPEAEWVDI, encoded by the coding sequence ATGTCAGGAGAGTCTGATGAGTACGGCGCAAAGTCGATCCAGACCCTCGAAGGGCTGGAAGCCGTCCAGAAGCGACCCGCGATGTATATCGGGTCGACGGACGCTCGCGGCCTCCATCATCTCGTCTACGAGGTGGTCGACAACGCGATCGACGAGGCGCTCGCCGGCTACTGTGACAACATCGACGTAACGATTCACGACGACGGCTCCGTCTCTGTCAGCGACGATGGACGGGGCATCCCCGTCGATACCCACGAAGAGCACGGCCGCCCGGCCGTGGAGGTCGTGATGACGATTCTCCACGCCGGTGGGAAGTTCGACAACAAGTCCTACCAGGTCTCCGGTGGCCTCCACGGGGTCGGGGTGAGCGTGGTCAACGCACTCTCGAAGTGGCTCGAAGTCGAGGTCAGGCGCGACGGCGCGCTCTGGAAGCAGCGCTTCGACCACGGCAAACCGGAGTACGACCTCAAGAAGGTCCGCGACCTCGAACCCGACGAGGAGACGGGCACGACGGTCCGGTTCTGGCCGGATGACGAGATCTTCGAGACCGGCGAGTTCAAGTTCTCGACGCTGTCGTCCCGACTGCGGGAACTCGCCTTCCTCAACTCCGGTGTCGCCATCTCTATCATCGACGAGCGCGACGGCGAAACGGAGACGTTTGCCTACGACGGTGGCATCCGCGAGTTCGTCGAGTATCTGAACGAGACAAAGGACCCGCTCCACCGCGACATCATCTACTTCGAGGACGAGGAGGAAATCGCTGAGGGGCCGGTTCAGGTCGAGATTGCCATGCAGGGGACCGACGACCTGCAGGGCTCTATTCACGCCTTCGCCAACAATATCAACACGCGCGAGGGCGGGACACACCTCACAGGGTTCAAAACATCGCTCACACGGGTCGTCAACGACTACGCGACCGACAATAATCTGCTGAAAGACCTAGACGATACGCTCAAAGGCGACGACATCCGCGAAGGGCTGACAGCCGTCATTTCTGTCAAACATCCCGACCCCCAGTTCGAGGGCCAGACCAAGACGAAACTCGGCAACAGCGAGGTCCGGGGTATCGTCGAATCGGCGATGCACGACGGGCTTGCTACCTTCTTCGAGGAGAACCCCGACACGGCCGAGGCCATCGTCGGAAAGGCCGTCGAAGCCGCGAAAGCACGGAAGGCCGCACAGAAGGCAGAGGAACTCACCCGCCGGAAGTCGGCGCTCGACTCGACCGCACTGCCCGGAAAGCTGGCCGACTGCCAGACCCGGGACCCCGAGGAAGCCGAACTGTTCATCGCCGAGGGTGACTCCGCGGGCGGCAGCGCCAAACAGGGCCGCAACCCGGATTTCCAGGCCATCCTCCCCATCAAGGGGAAGATTCTGAACGTCGAGAAACACCGGCTAGACCGGATCTTGGAGAACAACGAGATACGGAACCTCATCACCGCGCTCGGGACCGGTATCGGCGACGAGTTCGATATCGACGACCTGCGTTACGAGAAGATCATTCTGATGACGGACGCGGACGTCGACGGGGCACACATCCGGACGCTCCTGTTGACGCTGTTCTACCGGCACATGAAGCCGCTGCTGGAAGCCGGCTACGTCTACGCCTCCCAGCCGCCGCTGTACCGCATTCGCTACCGCGGAAACACGTACGATGCAATGACGGATGCAGAACGCGACAAGATAATCGAAGAGAAGTGTGACGGCAACCCCACCCACGTCCAGCGGTTCAAGGGACTCGGTGAGATGAACCCCGAACAGCTCTGGGAGACGACGATGAACCCCGACAACCGGATTCTCAAACAGATAACTATCGAGGACGCCGCGGCCGCCGACAAGATGTTCAACATTCTGATGGGCGACGCCGTCGAACCTCGCAAGGAATTCATCAAGGAGAACTCGCCTGAAGCGGAGTGGGTCGACATATGA
- a CDS encoding Rrf2 family transcriptional regulator: MSSIELTPSQKNILQELVNLYRESESAVKGEDIAEKVDRNPGTIRNQMQSLKALQLVEGVPGPKGGYKPTANAYDALQIQDMDQAAEVPLRHNGELVEHSNVEEIDLTSVHHPEECRAEIQLQGTMSEFHEGDSVTVGPTPLSKLQIIGTLEGKDDTNNKLILAIDDMRAPAGEPEH, translated from the coding sequence ATGTCATCTATCGAACTGACACCCAGTCAAAAGAACATTCTGCAGGAACTGGTAAATCTCTATCGGGAAAGTGAAAGCGCTGTCAAAGGTGAAGACATCGCCGAAAAAGTCGACCGTAACCCGGGCACGATTCGCAACCAGATGCAGAGTCTCAAAGCCCTGCAGTTGGTCGAGGGCGTCCCCGGTCCCAAAGGTGGGTACAAGCCTACCGCCAACGCCTACGACGCACTCCAGATTCAGGACATGGACCAGGCCGCGGAGGTCCCGCTACGCCACAACGGCGAGCTCGTCGAACACTCGAACGTCGAGGAAATCGACCTGACTAGCGTCCACCACCCCGAGGAGTGCCGCGCGGAGATTCAGCTACAGGGCACGATGTCCGAATTCCACGAGGGCGACTCGGTGACGGTCGGACCGACACCGCTGTCGAAGCTTCAGATTATCGGGACCCTCGAAGGGAAAGACGACACCAACAACAAACTCATCCTCGCTATCGACGATATGCGGGCACCGGCGGGCGAGCCGGAACACTAG
- a CDS encoding FAD-binding oxidoreductase, whose translation MDLPRHLSQHDRAAQLPLVTEDAQVTLVEPMDRNRNNEVLSAVREQIAPVGDRSWLAAARNGSTIRWSALFDRLRDAGASKRRLARIETLAERFDRPYPSLLRLRVKPDVDLDFAPGQYVTLRLHGTPRAYSLANSPSEDELEFCIRLVPGGKLTSGLFEHVDVGEDVVVRGPNGDMVLDPPSSRDMVFLATGTGVAPFKSMIDYTFEQGRDVVDGEPRDIWLFLGCGWEDDLPHREHFRRLDAEYDHFHFVPTLTREPLLTDWDGATDYVQSVFVNYVANDALEGADLPARFDAVREQRPQSGVDARIDPSNVELYACGISAMVSTLVRAARSVGIPESEMQYEGFG comes from the coding sequence ATGGACTTGCCGCGGCATCTCTCACAGCACGACCGGGCGGCGCAGTTGCCGCTGGTGACCGAGGACGCGCAGGTGACGCTCGTCGAACCGATGGACCGTAACCGCAACAACGAGGTGTTGTCCGCGGTCCGGGAGCAAATCGCACCTGTTGGAGACCGGTCGTGGTTGGCGGCCGCCCGAAACGGCTCGACAATCCGGTGGTCGGCGTTGTTCGACCGTTTGCGCGATGCCGGGGCGTCGAAACGGCGGCTCGCGCGAATCGAGACGCTTGCCGAGCGCTTTGACCGCCCCTACCCCTCCCTGCTGCGACTGCGTGTTAAACCCGACGTGGACCTCGATTTCGCGCCCGGCCAGTACGTGACGCTCAGGCTTCACGGCACGCCGCGGGCGTACTCGCTTGCGAACTCGCCCAGCGAGGACGAACTGGAGTTCTGCATCCGACTGGTCCCCGGCGGGAAACTGACCAGTGGGCTGTTCGAACACGTCGACGTCGGCGAGGATGTCGTCGTTCGCGGGCCGAACGGCGACATGGTACTGGACCCGCCATCGAGCCGGGATATGGTCTTTCTGGCCACCGGGACCGGCGTCGCGCCGTTCAAGAGCATGATCGACTACACGTTCGAGCAGGGGCGGGACGTGGTCGACGGCGAGCCCCGCGACATCTGGCTGTTTCTGGGCTGTGGCTGGGAGGACGACCTGCCCCACCGTGAACACTTTCGGCGACTCGACGCCGAGTACGACCACTTCCATTTCGTTCCGACGCTTACGCGCGAACCGCTGCTGACCGACTGGGACGGCGCGACCGACTACGTCCAGTCGGTGTTCGTCAACTACGTCGCAAACGACGCGCTGGAGGGTGCGGACCTGCCGGCGCGGTTCGACGCCGTTCGGGAGCAGCGCCCCCAGTCCGGCGTCGACGCCCGCATTGATCCGTCGAACGTCGAACTGTACGCGTGCGGTATCAGTGCGATGGTATCGACGCTGGTCCGGGCCGCGCGAAGCGTCGGGATTCCCGAGTCCGAAATGCAGTACGAGGGGTTCGGATAG
- the rocF gene encoding arginase: MDTQVRVLGVPMDLGADRRGVDMGPSAIRYGGLADQLASAGIDCIDGGDIAVPRPEESDPDAGGLPSGRAKFFRETKEVCEDVATAVDATLMDGQFPLVLGGDHSIGIGTIAGAARDGEELGVIWFDAHGDFNTPETTPSGNIHGMSLAAVLGDGAFADHDWAHTPAVREENVVLVGLRDVDDGERRRLYESDVTAFTMSDIDTRGAPEVVAEALEIATDGTDGIHVSLDLDWLDPTEAPGVGTPVRGGVSYREAHIAMEYVAEYHDQLRSMEMVEVNPILDEHNRTAELGCELVASAFGKRVL; encoded by the coding sequence ATGGACACACAGGTTCGCGTCCTCGGCGTTCCGATGGACCTCGGCGCCGACCGGCGCGGCGTCGACATGGGGCCGTCAGCGATACGGTACGGCGGCCTCGCCGACCAGTTGGCGAGTGCCGGTATCGACTGTATCGACGGCGGTGACATCGCTGTGCCGCGACCGGAGGAATCCGACCCGGACGCGGGCGGTCTCCCATCCGGTCGTGCCAAGTTCTTCAGAGAGACGAAAGAAGTGTGCGAAGACGTGGCAACGGCCGTCGACGCCACGCTCATGGACGGCCAGTTCCCGCTCGTGCTGGGCGGCGACCACTCTATCGGTATCGGGACCATTGCCGGCGCGGCCCGTGATGGTGAGGAACTGGGTGTCATCTGGTTTGACGCACATGGCGATTTCAACACGCCGGAGACCACGCCAAGCGGGAACATCCACGGGATGTCGCTGGCGGCTGTCCTCGGCGACGGGGCATTTGCCGACCACGACTGGGCCCACACCCCTGCGGTGCGCGAGGAGAATGTTGTTCTCGTCGGCTTACGGGATGTCGATGACGGAGAGCGCCGCCGTTTGTACGAGAGCGACGTGACCGCGTTCACGATGTCGGATATCGACACCCGCGGCGCACCGGAGGTCGTCGCGGAGGCACTAGAAATCGCGACTGACGGGACGGACGGGATACACGTCTCGCTCGACCTCGACTGGCTCGACCCGACAGAAGCCCCCGGCGTCGGCACGCCGGTTCGCGGCGGTGTCTCCTACCGTGAGGCCCACATCGCGATGGAGTACGTCGCCGAGTACCACGACCAACTGCGCTCGATGGAAATGGTCGAGGTGAACCCGATTCTCGACGAACACAACCGCACCGCCGAACTGGGCTGTGAACTCGTCGCCAGCGCCTTCGGCAAGCGCGTGCTGTAG
- a CDS encoding DNA topoisomerase VI subunit B encodes MTSYQSQLGEGEGIAEELAESQRAISIAEFFEKNKHMLGFDSEARALVTAVKEAVDNALDACEEAGILPDIYVEIQESGDYYKLVVEDNGPGITKEQAPKIFGKLLYGSRFHAREQNRGQQGIGISAAVLYSQLTSGKPAKITSRPKGQDEAQYFELIVDTDTNEPEISVDETTTWERPHGTRIELEMEANMRARSTLRDYIQDTAVVNPHARIEFDEPGLDESLKFERAERAELPDETEEIRPHPHGVELGTLLKMLEATDSYSVSGFMQEEFTRVGGKTADSVIANFNDRHYGRGMAWQPPKVGEDADIEAAVEDAVANKGAETTATFAAAVSDAIHDRDRVAYHEVEAIVDDAAEDAEADGDTTFGSTVRENAVDAAWGAVTADLTGDLYALVDDVTTKRKDDAAIEGLASRLADKFDDDGRHRLTCDELRGYIDRAADMTEEQDDATFGETARENVLEALWTAAEGVPEEPPKVSDIADDRDTASQLLSAMRETDIIAPPTDCLSPISAELVEEGLRKEFDADFYAASTRDASVHGGDPFIVEAGIAYGGELEAEGTVDVMRFANRVPLVYQRGACATTDVVKSIRWRNYNLDQPGGSGIPKGPAVIMVHVASTNVPFTSESKDAIANVPEMEDEIELAIREAARELKSYLNKRRSMQQRREKQDKLATILPEMAEKLTEVTDNDELHIDDSLARIMNNVLVEREVEDDTVRVRIENNDDTNADVELTDIVTAEPQVTNGATVVEMDGEWFVKWSPTVGAGETAVLEYSVTDEAEFTVSVDGIEEEKLTVNA; translated from the coding sequence ATGACCTCGTATCAGTCGCAACTCGGCGAGGGCGAGGGGATCGCCGAGGAGTTGGCCGAATCCCAGCGGGCCATCTCCATTGCCGAGTTCTTCGAGAAGAACAAGCACATGCTGGGCTTCGACTCGGAGGCCCGAGCGCTCGTCACGGCCGTCAAGGAGGCCGTCGACAACGCGCTCGACGCCTGCGAGGAGGCCGGTATTCTCCCCGATATCTACGTCGAGATTCAGGAGTCCGGCGACTACTACAAGCTGGTCGTCGAGGACAACGGCCCCGGTATCACGAAGGAACAGGCACCGAAAATCTTCGGGAAGCTCCTCTATGGCTCCCGTTTCCACGCCAGGGAGCAGAATCGCGGACAGCAGGGGATCGGGATCTCTGCGGCCGTGCTCTACTCACAGCTTACCTCCGGCAAGCCGGCGAAAATCACGTCCCGGCCGAAGGGCCAAGACGAGGCCCAGTACTTCGAACTCATCGTCGACACGGACACCAACGAACCCGAAATCAGCGTCGACGAGACGACGACCTGGGAGCGACCTCACGGCACGCGCATCGAACTGGAGATGGAGGCCAATATGCGGGCCCGCTCGACACTGCGCGACTACATTCAGGACACGGCCGTCGTCAACCCCCACGCCCGTATCGAGTTCGACGAGCCGGGGCTGGACGAATCGCTGAAGTTCGAACGCGCCGAGCGCGCCGAGCTCCCCGACGAGACCGAGGAGATACGGCCTCACCCACACGGCGTCGAACTGGGAACCCTGCTGAAGATGCTCGAAGCCACGGACTCCTACTCCGTGTCGGGGTTCATGCAGGAGGAGTTCACCCGCGTCGGCGGGAAGACCGCCGACAGCGTCATCGCGAACTTCAACGACCGCCACTACGGCCGCGGCATGGCCTGGCAGCCGCCGAAAGTCGGGGAGGACGCAGACATCGAGGCCGCCGTCGAGGACGCCGTGGCGAACAAGGGCGCTGAAACCACGGCGACGTTCGCCGCCGCCGTCTCCGACGCCATCCACGACCGCGACCGGGTCGCGTACCACGAGGTCGAAGCCATCGTCGACGACGCGGCCGAAGACGCCGAAGCCGACGGCGACACGACGTTCGGCTCCACTGTTCGGGAGAACGCCGTCGACGCCGCCTGGGGAGCCGTCACCGCGGACCTGACCGGCGACCTCTACGCGCTCGTCGACGACGTGACGACGAAACGCAAGGACGACGCCGCCATCGAGGGGCTGGCGAGCCGACTGGCCGACAAGTTCGACGACGACGGCCGCCACCGGCTGACCTGCGACGAACTCCGGGGCTACATCGACCGCGCGGCCGACATGACCGAGGAGCAAGACGACGCCACCTTCGGCGAAACGGCCCGTGAGAACGTGCTAGAGGCGCTCTGGACGGCCGCCGAGGGCGTCCCGGAGGAGCCGCCGAAGGTCTCCGACATCGCCGACGACCGCGATACGGCGAGTCAGTTGCTGTCGGCGATGCGCGAGACGGACATCATCGCGCCGCCGACGGACTGTCTCTCCCCCATCAGCGCGGAACTCGTCGAGGAAGGACTCCGGAAAGAGTTCGACGCGGACTTCTACGCCGCATCGACGCGGGACGCGTCGGTCCACGGCGGCGACCCGTTCATCGTCGAGGCCGGCATCGCCTACGGCGGTGAACTGGAAGCCGAAGGGACCGTCGACGTGATGCGATTCGCCAACCGCGTGCCGCTGGTGTACCAGCGCGGGGCCTGTGCGACGACTGACGTTGTGAAGTCCATCCGCTGGCGCAACTACAACCTCGACCAGCCCGGCGGCTCGGGCATCCCGAAGGGGCCGGCCGTCATCATGGTCCACGTCGCCTCGACGAACGTGCCCTTCACCAGCGAGTCCAAGGACGCCATCGCCAACGTCCCCGAGATGGAAGACGAAATCGAACTCGCCATCCGGGAGGCTGCTCGCGAACTCAAGAGCTACCTGAACAAGCGTCGCTCGATGCAACAGCGCCGCGAGAAGCAGGACAAGCTGGCGACTATCCTGCCCGAGATGGCCGAAAAGCTCACCGAAGTCACGGACAACGACGAGCTACACATTGATGACTCGCTGGCCCGCATCATGAACAACGTCCTCGTCGAGCGCGAGGTCGAGGACGACACGGTCCGGGTCCGTATCGAGAACAACGACGACACGAACGCGGACGTGGAACTGACCGACATCGTCACCGCCGAACCGCAGGTCACCAACGGCGCGACGGTCGTCGAGATGGACGGCGAGTGGTTCGTCAAGTGGTCCCCGACCGTCGGGGCCGGTGAAACCGCCGTCCTCGAATACAGCGTGACCGACGAGGCCGAGTTCACCGTCTCGGTCGACGGCATCGAAGAGGAGAAACTCACGGTGAACGCCTGA